A genome region from Flavobacterium sp. CFS9 includes the following:
- a CDS encoding OmpA family protein yields the protein MKTKSLQYSVLLIFVFLNTFAQKKIISHADEQYEKYAYSEAIKLYESEANKGYKDEKMFQRLGNSYYFNGESVKALKWYDELFAMNDQQEPEYLYRYSQCLKSDGNYTKADAILEKLNKKAATDKRGVLFENNRKYLDEIRSNSGRFEIADAGINSNYSDYGNTVFGNKLVFTSARDTGTVVKKNFRWTNKSFTDLYTAELMSDGSVGNPKRFQKKVNTMFNESTPVFTKDGKTMYFTRNNFLDGKRGRAENKITLLKLYKATIIDGEWKNIQELPFNSDQYSVAHPALSTDEKTLYFASDMPGTLGQSDLFKVAINNDGTFGKPENLGASVNTEGRETFPFISGEEELYFSTDGRPGLGGLDVFVTKIKNDGTFEEVQNVGEPVNSKKDDFAFIINSENRKGFFSSNRDGGKGSDDVYRFTETKRLICEQELSGSLTDSETKQILSNVTLVLFDENRQNLQQVVSDQNGNYVFLKVKCGKEYTIKTAKDDYEIKEIPFAVKRENGKTILPISLDKKPLPLVAKTAMIKTPSVEVKAKVKPIGVGTDLAKALQIPLDFFDLGKATIRKSSESQLKKIVAIMNQYPVLTLDIRSHTDSQQSASYNMILSEKRAQSTKNWLIKKGVKGDRLTAKGFGETQLVNRCADGVKCSKKEHQQNRRTEFLVTNI from the coding sequence ATGAAAACTAAAAGCCTACAATACTCCGTTTTATTAATATTTGTTTTTTTAAACACATTTGCCCAGAAAAAGATCATCAGTCATGCGGATGAACAATATGAAAAATACGCTTATAGTGAAGCGATAAAACTTTACGAAAGTGAGGCGAATAAAGGTTACAAAGACGAAAAAATGTTCCAGCGTCTGGGGAATTCTTATTATTTTAACGGAGAGTCAGTAAAAGCATTAAAGTGGTACGACGAATTGTTTGCCATGAATGATCAGCAAGAACCTGAATATTTATACAGATACTCTCAATGTTTGAAATCAGACGGAAATTATACTAAAGCAGATGCAATTCTTGAAAAATTAAACAAAAAAGCGGCTACTGATAAAAGAGGTGTTTTGTTTGAAAACAACAGAAAATATTTAGATGAAATAAGGTCTAATTCAGGACGATTTGAAATCGCCGATGCCGGAATTAATTCTAATTATTCAGATTATGGAAACACTGTTTTTGGAAATAAACTGGTATTTACTTCTGCAAGAGATACCGGAACAGTGGTAAAGAAAAACTTCAGATGGACCAACAAATCTTTTACGGATCTTTATACTGCTGAACTAATGTCTGATGGAAGCGTGGGAAATCCTAAACGGTTTCAAAAAAAAGTAAATACCATGTTCAATGAATCAACTCCTGTTTTTACAAAAGACGGAAAGACCATGTATTTTACCCGAAATAACTTTTTGGACGGAAAAAGGGGAAGAGCTGAAAATAAAATTACTTTATTAAAGCTATATAAAGCTACTATAATTGATGGAGAGTGGAAGAACATTCAGGAACTTCCGTTTAACAGTGATCAGTATAGCGTGGCTCATCCGGCCTTAAGTACCGACGAAAAAACACTTTATTTTGCGTCAGATATGCCCGGGACGTTAGGACAATCCGATTTGTTTAAAGTAGCAATAAACAATGATGGAACCTTCGGTAAACCTGAAAATCTGGGAGCTTCGGTGAATACAGAAGGAAGAGAAACTTTTCCCTTCATTTCAGGAGAAGAGGAACTTTATTTTTCAACTGACGGAAGACCCGGATTAGGCGGACTCGATGTTTTTGTGACTAAAATAAAAAACGATGGTACCTTTGAGGAAGTACAAAATGTAGGAGAACCTGTAAATAGTAAAAAAGACGATTTTGCTTTTATCATAAACAGTGAAAACAGAAAAGGATTTTTCTCTTCAAATCGAGACGGCGGAAAGGGATCAGATGATGTTTACCGATTTACAGAGACCAAAAGATTAATTTGCGAACAGGAATTATCGGGTAGCCTTACAGACTCTGAAACAAAACAAATCCTTTCCAATGTAACTTTAGTTTTGTTTGATGAAAACCGTCAGAACCTACAACAGGTTGTTTCGGATCAAAATGGAAATTATGTTTTTTTGAAAGTAAAATGTGGTAAAGAATATACCATAAAGACAGCAAAGGATGATTACGAAATAAAAGAAATTCCATTTGCAGTTAAGAGAGAAAACGGAAAAACGATTTTGCCAATTTCACTAGATAAAAAACCTTTGCCTTTAGTGGCTAAAACGGCCATGATCAAAACTCCGTCGGTGGAAGTCAAGGCAAAGGTGAAGCCAATCGGAGTGGGAACAGATTTAGCAAAAGCCCTGCAAATTCCTTTGGATTTCTTTGATTTGGGTAAAGCGACTATCAGAAAATCATCAGAATCTCAATTGAAGAAAATTGTTGCAATAATGAATCAGTATCCGGTATTAACCTTAGATATTCGTTCACATACAGATAGCCAGCAATCCGCTTCATACAATATGATTTTATCAGAAAAACGAGCGCAATCCACTAAAAACTGGTTAATTAAGAAAGGAGTTAAAGGAGATCGTTTAACTGCAAAAGGATTTGGAGAAACACAATTGGTCAATAGATGTGCTGACGGTGTGAAATGTTCTAAAAAAGAACATCAGCAAAACAGAAGAACTGAGTTTCTGGTCACAAATATATAA
- a CDS encoding alpha-ketoglutarate-dependent dioxygenase AlkB, with protein MDLFNPHTDETTNLLPKDGTVNYYGKLFSREDSNHYLEVLLNTIEWKNDEAIIFGKLILTKRKVAWYGDSGFEYTYSNTTKKALTWTPELLELKAVIEEKTGETFNSCLLNLYHSGEEGMAWHSDAEKDLKKNGAIASVSFGAERKFAFKHKETKETISLILEHGSLLVMKDATQTNWLHRLPPTKTTSKPRVNLTFRTIVT; from the coding sequence ATGGACTTATTTAATCCGCATACAGACGAAACAACAAATCTGCTTCCTAAAGACGGGACGGTTAATTATTACGGAAAGTTGTTTTCGAGAGAAGACTCCAATCATTATCTGGAGGTTCTTTTAAATACTATCGAATGGAAAAATGATGAAGCCATTATCTTTGGTAAATTAATTTTAACCAAACGAAAAGTGGCCTGGTATGGCGATTCAGGTTTTGAATATACGTATTCCAATACCACCAAAAAAGCGCTTACATGGACTCCGGAATTACTGGAACTAAAAGCTGTGATAGAAGAAAAAACGGGAGAAACCTTTAATTCCTGTCTGCTCAATTTATATCATTCCGGCGAGGAAGGAATGGCCTGGCACAGTGATGCTGAAAAAGATTTAAAAAAGAACGGTGCTATTGCCTCCGTAAGCTTTGGTGCTGAACGAAAATTTGCCTTCAAACACAAAGAAACCAAAGAAACGATTTCTCTAATTTTAGAACACGGGAGTTTACTGGTTATGAAAGATGCTACCCAAACGAATTGGCTGCATCGTTTGCCTCCCACAAAAACAACTTCAAAACCCAGAGTAAATCTGACGTTCAGAACTATTGTAACCTAA
- a CDS encoding 2OG-Fe(II) oxygenase — MQNISSKIASLHWDSITESMHENGFAVIPNLLDNEQCEALKADYSKPELYRKTVVMERYRFGLGEYKYFTYPLPDLIQNIRTSIYPKLAPIANAWMKALNIPTTFPNTHQELLEQCHANHQLKATVLILKYGKSGFNTLHQDLYGDIYFPIQIVLFLNEPDEDFTGGEFVLTQQTPRAQSKAIVLKPKKGDVLVFTTNFRPVKGTKGYYRVNMKHGVSEIHSGERHTLGIIFHDALS, encoded by the coding sequence ATGCAAAACATATCTTCAAAAATTGCTTCCCTTCATTGGGACAGCATCACCGAATCTATGCACGAAAACGGGTTTGCCGTTATTCCAAACCTTTTAGACAACGAACAATGTGAAGCTCTAAAAGCCGATTATTCAAAACCTGAATTATACCGAAAGACAGTCGTCATGGAACGCTACCGTTTTGGTTTAGGTGAATACAAATACTTCACTTATCCCTTACCCGATCTGATTCAGAACATTCGTACTTCTATTTATCCTAAACTGGCTCCTATCGCAAACGCCTGGATGAAAGCACTTAATATCCCGACCACTTTTCCAAATACGCATCAGGAATTACTGGAACAATGCCATGCCAATCATCAATTAAAAGCAACTGTTCTGATTTTAAAATACGGTAAAAGCGGTTTCAATACACTGCATCAGGATTTGTATGGAGATATTTATTTTCCAATTCAAATTGTTCTTTTTCTGAACGAACCCGATGAAGATTTTACAGGCGGAGAATTTGTACTGACACAGCAAACCCCACGAGCACAATCCAAAGCTATTGTGCTGAAACCTAAAAAAGGAGACGTTTTAGTTTTTACCACCAATTTCAGACCTGTAAAAGGTACAAAAGGATATTACCGGGTAAATATGAAGCATGGCGTCAGCGAAATACATTCGGGCGAACGACACACCTTGGGGATTATTTTTCATGATGCATTATCCTGA
- a CDS encoding MmcQ/YjbR family DNA-binding protein: MVTIETFRTLALSFPDATEEPHFAETSFRINKKIFATFDEKNNTAVIKLNEIDQSVFCASSELIFYPVPNKWGKQGWTVVELSKVRPEMFEDALTLSYQNVAFKKK; encoded by the coding sequence ATGGTTACCATTGAAACATTTAGAACTCTCGCACTGTCATTTCCAGATGCAACAGAAGAACCTCATTTTGCGGAAACCTCTTTCCGCATCAACAAAAAAATATTCGCCACTTTTGATGAAAAGAACAATACAGCCGTTATAAAACTGAACGAAATCGATCAGTCGGTTTTTTGCGCTTCAAGTGAATTGATTTTTTACCCGGTTCCCAATAAATGGGGCAAACAAGGCTGGACGGTTGTAGAGCTTTCAAAAGTAAGACCGGAAATGTTTGAAGATGCTTTGACTCTTTCTTATCAAAATGTAGCCTTTAAAAAAAAGTAA
- a CDS encoding Ada metal-binding domain-containing protein, translating to MLLHSKISDSDLRSKIKNEEICFGGNRKLKIYGTLKCKSGKRMKRENRVFFATEDEAEKNNFRPCGHCMKTEYQNWKNGLI from the coding sequence ATGCTCCTACACTCAAAAATTTCCGATTCGGATTTACGAAGTAAAATTAAAAATGAAGAAATTTGCTTTGGTGGAAACCGAAAACTAAAAATCTACGGAACGCTAAAATGCAAATCCGGAAAAAGAATGAAACGCGAAAACCGGGTTTTCTTTGCAACCGAGGACGAAGCCGAAAAAAACAATTTCCGACCTTGTGGGCATTGCATGAAAACTGAATATCAAAACTGGAAAAATGGACTTATTTAA
- a CDS encoding NUDIX domain-containing protein, translated as MPKKIIENSENYQPGLSIDCVIFGFHDNQLKVLLIKTPFDDKWSLPGGFIPIEEDIDTAAVTVLKERTGMQGIFLRQFAAFGRVKRNDPNFGNAVLDHYNIPREDGKWFIQRFITIGYYALIDFLKAVPQKENSQEIIEWIDHKEVPELILDHREILDKALYTLRIELNLMPVGYNLLPEKFTIPQLQKLYETILDRKLDRRNFLRKITNIGILNKLDEKKSNVAHKAPNLYTFDTVKYNEVLKNGLNQGW; from the coding sequence ATGCCAAAAAAGATAATAGAAAATAGCGAAAACTACCAGCCCGGACTTTCAATTGACTGTGTCATTTTTGGATTTCATGACAATCAGCTAAAAGTTTTACTTATTAAAACTCCTTTTGATGATAAATGGTCCCTGCCCGGAGGATTTATACCCATTGAGGAAGATATTGATACCGCAGCCGTGACCGTTTTAAAGGAACGTACCGGAATGCAGGGTATTTTTTTAAGACAGTTTGCTGCTTTTGGCCGTGTCAAACGAAACGATCCGAATTTTGGGAATGCCGTACTGGATCACTATAATATTCCCAGAGAAGACGGAAAATGGTTTATTCAGCGTTTTATAACCATTGGATATTATGCCTTGATTGATTTTTTAAAAGCGGTTCCGCAAAAAGAAAACAGTCAGGAAATTATAGAGTGGATCGATCATAAAGAGGTTCCTGAACTTATCCTGGATCATAGAGAAATTCTGGATAAAGCTTTGTACACTCTTAGAATCGAGTTGAATTTAATGCCTGTGGGGTATAATTTGTTACCCGAAAAATTTACAATTCCACAGCTGCAAAAGCTGTATGAAACGATTTTGGACCGCAAATTAGACAGACGAAACTTTCTGCGTAAAATCACCAACATTGGAATTCTGAATAAACTGGACGAAAAGAAAAGCAATGTGGCACATAAAGCCCCGAACTTATACACTTTTGACACCGTTAAGTACAATGAGGTCCTTAAAAACGGACTGAATCAGGGATGGTAA
- a CDS encoding GNAT family N-acetyltransferase: MTNFKKATISDLAEMQQLYTETIQSVCKNDYNPEQIEVWISGVQNTERWLEVIQTQFVLLAILETKIVGFGTLKDGNYIDFFYIHKDYQKQGIAHKLLTELLLEAQKQHSKIITSDISITARPFFEKNGFVVKAEQINIRSGVELINYKMEKAIK; the protein is encoded by the coding sequence TTGACGAATTTCAAAAAAGCAACAATCTCAGACTTAGCAGAAATGCAGCAATTGTACACCGAGACCATACAATCAGTGTGTAAGAACGATTATAATCCAGAACAAATTGAGGTCTGGATTTCGGGTGTGCAAAATACTGAGCGTTGGTTAGAAGTCATTCAAACACAATTTGTTCTACTGGCTATCCTTGAAACTAAAATAGTTGGTTTTGGAACTTTGAAAGACGGAAATTATATTGATTTTTTTTACATCCACAAAGACTATCAAAAACAGGGAATCGCCCATAAGCTTTTAACCGAATTACTGCTAGAAGCTCAAAAACAACATTCAAAAATCATAACCTCAGACATTAGTATTACGGCCAGACCCTTTTTTGAAAAAAACGGTTTTGTTGTAAAAGCTGAACAGATAAACATCAGGTCCGGCGTTGAGCTCATCAATTATAAGATGGAGAAAGCAATTAAATAA
- a CDS encoding multidrug efflux SMR transporter — MKNFFFLGIAIIFEIIATSALKKSEEFTRLIPSIITILGYFAAFYFLSFAIRTIPVGIAYAIWSGVGIVLITVIGAVFFKQIPDLPAIIGLALIMAGVIVINVFSKTTAH, encoded by the coding sequence ATGAAAAACTTTTTCTTTTTAGGCATTGCTATAATCTTTGAAATCATTGCTACTTCAGCCCTAAAAAAGTCTGAAGAATTTACCCGACTAATCCCAAGTATTATTACCATTTTAGGGTATTTTGCCGCTTTCTATTTTTTGAGTTTTGCCATCAGAACCATTCCGGTTGGAATTGCTTATGCGATCTGGTCGGGAGTTGGCATTGTACTAATCACGGTTATCGGCGCTGTTTTCTTCAAACAAATCCCTGATCTGCCAGCGATAATTGGATTAGCACTAATTATGGCAGGTGTTATTGTGATTAATGTTTTTTCTAAAACTACAGCGCATTAA
- a CDS encoding methylated-DNA--[protein]-cysteine S-methyltransferase: MNTQENINYNRIAEAIDYIKANFKAQPNLDEVAEKVHLSPFHFQRLFTEWAGTSPKKFLQYISVEHAKKILQEDRQATLFDAAFDTGLSGTSRLHDLFVNIEGMTPAEYKNGGKNLEINFSFAESPFGNIIVASTLKGVCFMAFAENEETGFEDLKHKFPNATFCRKLDLIQQNALFIFQNDWNKLSEIKLHLKGTDFQLKVWETLLKIPMGQLSTYGSIAQQIEKPNASRAVGTAIGSNPVAFLIPCHRVIQSTGTFGGYMWGNTRKTAIIGWEGAQINP; this comes from the coding sequence ATGAACACACAGGAAAACATTAATTATAATCGGATTGCTGAAGCGATTGATTATATCAAAGCCAATTTTAAAGCGCAGCCTAATCTTGATGAAGTTGCCGAAAAAGTGCATTTAAGTCCTTTTCACTTTCAACGTTTGTTTACCGAATGGGCAGGCACAAGTCCGAAGAAGTTTTTGCAATACATAAGTGTTGAACATGCCAAGAAGATCCTTCAGGAGGACCGTCAGGCCACTTTGTTTGATGCTGCTTTTGACACCGGTCTTTCAGGAACCAGTCGTTTGCATGACTTGTTTGTAAACATCGAAGGTATGACACCTGCCGAGTATAAAAATGGGGGAAAGAATTTAGAAATTAACTTCAGTTTTGCCGAAAGTCCGTTTGGCAATATCATTGTGGCTTCAACACTCAAAGGCGTTTGCTTTATGGCTTTTGCCGAAAATGAAGAAACGGGTTTTGAAGATTTGAAACATAAATTCCCTAATGCCACATTCTGCAGAAAACTGGATCTGATACAACAAAATGCGCTGTTTATTTTCCAAAATGACTGGAATAAATTGTCCGAAATTAAACTGCATTTAAAAGGTACCGACTTTCAATTGAAAGTTTGGGAAACCCTTCTAAAAATTCCAATGGGACAGCTTTCTACTTATGGTTCTATCGCACAGCAAATTGAGAAGCCAAATGCTTCGCGTGCAGTTGGTACAGCTATCGGAAGCAACCCCGTAGCTTTTTTGATCCCTTGCCACCGTGTCATTCAATCCACGGGAACCTTTGGCGGATATATGTGGGGAAACACTCGTAAAACAGCCATTATTGGGTGGGAAGGCGCGCAGATAAATCCATAA